One Solibacillus sp. R5-41 DNA segment encodes these proteins:
- a CDS encoding DNA polymerase I codes for MHLSKWIQNTLLAFIIATSVTALFQGTSFTWINASIFHIPVLFIVILFAGFIIAEDVRNSFKKVLWFEKRKDKRPIWQVGIGMIFYFTQIGFVEVFARSLMQYDLGGMPLYFVIPFLNAFLLTVIFEEIFYREEKDSVENFKFKKLK; via the coding sequence GTGCATTTGAGTAAATGGATTCAAAATACATTGCTAGCGTTCATTATTGCAACTTCCGTAACAGCATTATTCCAGGGCACGAGCTTCACTTGGATCAATGCGTCTATTTTTCATATACCTGTCCTATTTATTGTTATATTATTTGCTGGCTTTATCATTGCAGAAGATGTTCGAAATTCGTTTAAAAAAGTACTATGGTTCGAAAAGCGTAAAGACAAACGACCTATTTGGCAAGTTGGGATTGGGATGATTTTTTACTTCACGCAAATCGGGTTTGTGGAAGTGTTTGCGCGCTCTCTCATGCAGTATGATTTAGGAGGAATGCCCCTGTATTTTGTCATTCCTTTCTTAAACGCGTTCCTATTAACGGTGATTTTTGAAGAAATCTTTTATCGAGAAGAAAAAGATTCCGTGGAAAATTTTAAATTTAAAAAGTTAAAATAA